The genomic DNA CTTGTTGCCCTACCGGCAGCAGCCGACCGCTCACACGCACCATGGGCTTCAAACCGGCATGAAGATGGATGTCCGACGCCCCCATCTTCACGAATTGCGCGAGCATATCGTCAAGGGTCATAAAGGCCATTGTAGCGCTCGGTCCGAGATAAGCGCGATAAGAGCGCGATAAGACGGTACAAGGGCGGAGTGGCCTGATGGCCCGTCCATCTTCTTGTGACGGTCGTTGCGAGGAGCGGGTTTCGCGAAGCACTCCGCAGGAACGAAGTCGTGCGCAGCAAGGTGACAATCTCATGGTTTGTCCCCCGGGTCGGAGAAGCTAACAAGCGGCAAGCGGACCAGCCTCGAGCACGGCTAGACAACCTTGGGAGGCAGCGCAAAGGGTGGGGCAATGATTCGATCCTGGACCTGGGCCGCCAAGCACCGGCGACCCAGACACCTCGAGCCTCGGCTTGGGCGTTACCAGGCGCCCAAACGGAATATGTCATGATCGGCAAGATGGTTCGAGGAGGACTGAGCAGGGATGATGACAGCGCACACGGCGAAGACCTGGCATGGACTCGTCCTGGACGAAGGCGAAGCCATCGTCGCCGAGTACGGGCCCAGCTTTCGTGGCAACGCCCTCAACTACCTCATCTTCTTCGTCGGCATGGTGGTGATCTTGGGCGGCGAGGCGACCGCCGGGCTTGCGGCCGTGACCTTCACGGCCATACTCGTCCATTATGGCCTCCACCAGCAGACTTGCTGGGCGGTGAGCAGCAAGCGCCTGCTCGAGCGTCCCGGCGCGTTTAGGGGAGCGCGCAGCGTCGACCACCACAGCATCCGCGCGCTCGAGATCAAGCGCTCCCCGCTCGCGTCGCTCTTTGCCACCGCGCAGCTTGTCGTTACCGTCAAAGGGGCCGGGCATCCTCTCCTCCTCTGGCGACAGGCGAACCCCGATGAGGTGCACGCCACCCTTCAAGGTGCTATGCAGGGAGCGAGACCCCGACCCAAGCCTCGGCGTTCGCCTTGAGCCTTCAAAAGGAGCACGACCATGCCACACGTCAGCAAGCAGCCCAAGCACACCCTGAAGAGGCCGCGTTTTCGCGCTGCAAGCAGTTTCTTCCAAGCCGCCGCCATCCCGGCGATCATCGCCGCCCTGATCGCTCTGGTATTTGCTGGAGAATACGTCTTGAGCTCGCTCATGGACGCCCTCGGACGGTAGGAGGCGGCTGTTCATCAAAGCCCTTCCTCGGCGATGAATTTGCGCTACAGTGAAGGCTGTTGTTGGGAAGGTGATCGCTACGAGAGCGCACGTCATAACTTACGGCTGTCAGATGAACGAGTACGACACCCACGCCATCCTCTCCGAGCTGGTGGCGGGCGGTCACAGCGTGGTGGATTCGGTCGAGGACGCCAATCTGGTGGTCTTGAACACCTGCGCGGTGCGCGGCAAGCCGGTGGAGAAGGTCAACACCATGCTGGGCGAGCTGCGCAAGCGCAAGGGGCGCGGCCAGGCGCTGACGGTGGCCGTGATGGGCTGCTTAGCGCAGCTCGCGGAGGGTCAGGACCTCGCCAAGAAGTTCGGCGTGGACATCCTCATCGGGCCGGGCGCCATCACCGACATTCTGCCGGCTTTGG from Deinococcota bacterium includes the following:
- a CDS encoding type IV pili twitching motility protein PilT, which codes for MTLDDMLAQFVKMGASDIHLHAGLKPMVRVSGRLLPVGQQVLAPALTASFVDLMCDERKRAVFADKHQVDTAFS